In one Umezawaea sp. Da 62-37 genomic region, the following are encoded:
- a CDS encoding DJ-1/PfpI family protein, which yields MNRRTLLSAAAAVPLAAAVPAAAAAAAPKVASWSTENPLRVQVLVFDGAEELDYTGPYEIFAVAGRMSSGAVTVSLVTAEQPGEITAIHGTKLVVAKGLSTADADLLVVPGGGYGNRTGPGIWGEIAKGTIPAALRAAPRPGLIISSLCTGSILLAEAGLLAGRPCTTHHLTKAEITERGGVLKDARVVDDGDLVTASAVTSGIDLALHLVRRELGADLAVRVENLIDYERRGTVWQR from the coding sequence ATGAATCGTCGAACCCTGCTCAGCGCTGCGGCCGCTGTTCCCCTCGCCGCCGCCGTCCCCGCCGCTGCGGCCGCAGCCGCGCCGAAGGTAGCCTCCTGGTCGACGGAGAACCCCTTGCGCGTCCAGGTGCTCGTCTTCGACGGGGCGGAGGAACTGGACTACACCGGGCCCTACGAGATCTTCGCGGTCGCGGGCCGGATGAGTTCCGGTGCCGTGACGGTGTCCCTGGTGACCGCGGAGCAGCCCGGCGAGATCACCGCGATCCACGGCACGAAGCTCGTCGTGGCCAAGGGTTTGAGCACGGCCGACGCGGATCTGCTCGTCGTGCCCGGCGGTGGCTACGGGAACAGGACCGGCCCCGGTATCTGGGGCGAGATCGCCAAGGGCACGATCCCGGCCGCGCTGCGGGCCGCGCCGCGCCCCGGCCTGATCATCTCCTCCCTGTGCACCGGCTCGATCCTGCTCGCCGAGGCAGGCCTGCTGGCCGGCAGGCCGTGCACCACGCACCACCTCACCAAGGCGGAGATCACCGAGCGCGGCGGCGTGCTCAAGGACGCGCGCGTGGTGGACGACGGCGACCTGGTCACCGCCAGCGCGGTCACCTCGGGCATCGACCTCGCCCTGCACCTGGTGCGGCGCGAATTGGGCGCGGACCTCGCGGTCCGGGTCGAGAACCTGATCGACTACGAACGCAGGGGCACCGTCTGGCAGCGCTGA
- a CDS encoding PhzF family phenazine biosynthesis protein: MNPPVHLVHVFPAGPGGGNPAPIVIDADGVDDDGMRAVARDRGHESGFVLTAPPESGCDYALRFWVPNHEMTMCGHATVGAAWLLDHLGRLDGDEVAFRTRSGRVDARLSGPADDRTVEISQPAGVVEPVDGRAVSEVLAVLGVTEDQLGPQPVLNASTSRVKTLVPVADVSVLDGLRPDFSRMAEVCDLVGSTGLYPYAPSDPERRTFDARQFPRSSGYPEDAATGVAAAALSFGLLESGLVERYDRPIRVRQGRAMGRPSEIVLRFARDGGVWLGGRVVMA; this comes from the coding sequence ATGAACCCGCCCGTGCACCTCGTCCACGTCTTCCCCGCGGGCCCCGGCGGCGGCAACCCGGCGCCGATCGTGATCGACGCCGACGGTGTCGACGACGACGGCATGCGAGCCGTCGCGCGGGACCGCGGTCACGAGAGCGGCTTCGTCCTGACCGCCCCGCCGGAGAGCGGGTGCGACTACGCGCTGCGGTTCTGGGTGCCCAACCACGAGATGACCATGTGCGGCCACGCGACCGTCGGCGCGGCCTGGCTGCTCGACCACCTGGGCCGGTTGGACGGCGACGAGGTGGCGTTCCGGACGCGGAGCGGGCGGGTCGACGCGCGGCTCAGCGGGCCCGCCGACGACCGCACCGTGGAGATCAGCCAACCGGCCGGCGTCGTGGAACCGGTGGACGGGCGGGCCGTGTCGGAGGTCCTCGCCGTCCTGGGCGTGACGGAGGACCAACTCGGACCGCAGCCGGTGCTCAACGCGAGCACCAGCCGGGTCAAGACGCTGGTGCCGGTGGCGGACGTGTCGGTGCTCGACGGGTTGCGGCCGGACTTCTCGCGGATGGCGGAGGTGTGCGACCTGGTCGGGTCGACCGGGCTCTACCCGTACGCGCCGTCCGATCCGGAACGCCGGACGTTCGACGCGCGCCAGTTCCCGCGCTCGTCGGGCTACCCGGAGGACGCCGCGACCGGGGTGGCGGCCGCGGCCCTGTCCTTCGGTCTGCTGGAAAGCGGCCTGGTCGAGCGGTACGACCGCCCGATCCGGGTGCGGCAGGGGCGGGCGATGGGACGGCCGTCGGAGATCGTGCTGCGGTTCGCGCGGGACGGTGGGGTCTGGCTGGGCGGCCGGGTGGTCATGGCGTGA
- a CDS encoding M15 family metallopeptidase — MPPFVSLSDPRVAALPVRECDEPLVDLRGIPAIRVDGRLADGLGAYAHVRLSVADRLIAAQRLLPGGLRLLVVEGFRPKAVQERYFASIASRIALANADWSIDRVRAEAATFVSPPGVAPHVTGGAVDLTLCSADGAELPMGSEVNATPPEHGTECFTASTLIGTEARANRRTLIDAMSTTGFANYPSEWWHWSYGDRYWAIVTGPAHARYGPATLDPAGTDVS; from the coding sequence ATGCCGCCGTTCGTGTCGCTATCGGACCCCCGCGTCGCCGCCCTGCCCGTCCGGGAGTGTGACGAGCCGCTGGTGGACCTGCGCGGCATCCCGGCGATCCGGGTCGACGGCAGGCTCGCCGACGGGCTCGGCGCCTACGCGCACGTGCGGCTCAGCGTCGCCGACCGGCTCATCGCCGCGCAGCGCCTGCTCCCCGGCGGGCTGCGCCTGCTCGTCGTCGAGGGGTTCCGCCCCAAGGCCGTGCAGGAGCGGTACTTCGCGAGCATCGCGTCCCGGATCGCGCTGGCCAACGCGGACTGGTCGATCGACCGCGTGCGGGCCGAGGCCGCCACCTTCGTCTCACCGCCGGGGGTCGCGCCGCACGTCACCGGGGGCGCCGTGGACCTCACCCTGTGCTCCGCGGACGGCGCGGAGCTGCCGATGGGGTCCGAGGTGAACGCGACACCGCCCGAGCACGGCACCGAGTGCTTCACCGCGTCCACGCTGATCGGCACCGAGGCCCGCGCCAACCGCAGGACGCTGATCGACGCCATGTCCACGACCGGGTTCGCGAACTACCCGAGCGAGTGGTGGCACTGGTCCTACGGGGACCGCTACTGGGCGATCGTCACCGGTCCCGCGCACGCGCGCTACGGCCCGGCGACGCTGGACCCGGCCGGGACGGACGTGTCCTGA
- a CDS encoding alpha/beta hydrolase: MDDTGMPPLGIRLLHALGKERDWSAMTAEELVVHREAENRKRASRLARVVTGFPDRGATIRWQEVVLPDRVVRVRVHRRTTGHGGLPLVLHVHGGGFVGTAAQSDWVNSHLAARLPAVVVSVEHRLLDPTTPLAAAVDDGWDVLRHVVEHAADWGVDPARTAVFGESNGGVIAALLAIRAKESGAPLRAQVLVNPVLDLTATAFDHPSMVEHAHSPTLNAAQMRLYLRLAVPPESDPRAVSPLLADDLGGLAPALVVVPTLDPVADHGRRYVDRLRESGTPVRLTEHVGAPHAFLSTPGLVRHAKAARAEIAGFLRDHLTA, encoded by the coding sequence GTGGACGACACCGGGATGCCGCCATTGGGCATCAGGCTCCTGCACGCGTTGGGGAAGGAGCGCGACTGGTCGGCGATGACGGCCGAGGAGCTGGTCGTCCACCGCGAGGCGGAGAACCGCAAGCGGGCGTCCCGTCTGGCGCGGGTGGTCACCGGTTTCCCGGACCGCGGGGCCACGATCCGGTGGCAGGAAGTGGTGCTGCCCGACCGCGTGGTCCGGGTCCGGGTGCACCGACGGACGACCGGGCACGGGGGCCTGCCGCTCGTGCTCCACGTGCACGGCGGCGGTTTCGTCGGCACGGCGGCGCAGAGCGACTGGGTGAACAGCCACCTCGCCGCCCGGCTGCCCGCGGTCGTGGTGTCGGTCGAGCACCGGCTGCTCGACCCGACGACCCCGCTGGCCGCGGCCGTCGACGACGGCTGGGACGTGCTGCGGCACGTGGTGGAGCACGCCGCGGACTGGGGCGTGGACCCCGCCCGGACGGCGGTCTTCGGGGAGAGCAACGGCGGGGTGATCGCCGCGCTGCTGGCGATCCGGGCCAAGGAGTCCGGTGCGCCGCTGCGGGCGCAGGTGCTGGTCAACCCCGTTCTCGACCTGACCGCGACGGCCTTCGACCACCCGTCGATGGTCGAGCACGCGCACAGCCCGACCCTGAACGCGGCGCAGATGCGGCTGTACCTGCGGTTGGCCGTTCCACCGGAGTCGGACCCACGTGCCGTGTCGCCACTGCTCGCCGACGACCTGGGCGGGCTCGCCCCCGCGCTCGTGGTGGTGCCGACCCTCGACCCGGTGGCCGACCACGGCCGCCGCTACGTCGACCGACTGCGCGAGTCCGGCACGCCCGTGCGGCTCACCGAACACGTCGGGGCGCCGCACGCGTTCCTCAGCACGCCGGGCTTGGTCCGGCACGCGAAGGCCGCGCGGGCGGAGATCGCCGGGTTCCTCCGCGACCACCTCACCGCATGA
- a CDS encoding VOC family protein yields MTVFVPVTGIPVDDQDKALAFYTDVLGFVVKTNIPVGDAKWLTVVSPEAPDGVEVLLEPDGNPGIQIDGKPAAQVYKKALYDAGVPYTMLGTTDLDKDYERMKGLGVRFTQEPMKTDFGAMAVFDDTCGNLIVLTQQG; encoded by the coding sequence ATGACCGTGTTCGTTCCGGTGACCGGCATCCCGGTCGACGACCAGGACAAGGCCCTGGCGTTCTACACCGACGTGCTGGGGTTCGTGGTGAAGACGAACATCCCGGTCGGCGACGCCAAGTGGCTGACCGTCGTCTCGCCCGAGGCGCCCGACGGCGTCGAGGTGCTGCTGGAGCCGGACGGCAACCCCGGCATCCAGATCGACGGCAAGCCCGCCGCGCAGGTGTACAAGAAGGCGCTCTACGACGCCGGCGTGCCGTACACGATGCTCGGCACCACGGACCTGGACAAGGACTACGAGCGGATGAAGGGGCTCGGGGTCAGGTTCACCCAGGAACCGATGAAGACCGACTTCGGGGCCATGGCGGTGTTCGACGACACCTGCGGCAACCTCATCGTCCTCACCCAGCAGGGCTGA
- a CDS encoding TetR/AcrR family transcriptional regulator, with protein MTPARPPGRPRAGIDAAVFAATLTTIDGLGYAGATMDRIAAAAGVAKTTIYRRWESKGALIADCLLHAFGPLPLEGATRAELLSSTIRWGATKIAEPGVAAAFAGVFVDAVSDPALRDVLSTRFQSPYSRALQDALDEPENRVLLVIDVVVGTLLHRMGITGAPMVDADVAALTAMVLHQFADPA; from the coding sequence ATGACCCCAGCGAGGCCGCCCGGCCGTCCACGCGCAGGCATCGACGCCGCCGTCTTCGCCGCCACGCTGACCACGATCGACGGGCTCGGCTACGCGGGCGCGACGATGGACCGCATCGCCGCCGCCGCGGGGGTCGCGAAGACGACGATCTACCGCCGGTGGGAGTCGAAGGGCGCGCTGATCGCGGACTGCCTCCTCCACGCGTTCGGCCCGCTGCCGCTGGAAGGCGCGACCAGGGCCGAACTCCTGTCCTCGACCATCCGGTGGGGCGCGACGAAGATCGCCGAACCGGGGGTCGCCGCGGCGTTCGCCGGCGTGTTCGTGGACGCCGTCAGCGATCCGGCCCTGCGCGACGTCCTGTCCACGCGGTTCCAGTCTCCGTACTCGCGCGCGTTGCAGGACGCCCTGGACGAACCGGAGAACCGGGTCCTGCTCGTCATCGACGTGGTCGTCGGAACCCTGCTGCACCGGATGGGCATCACCGGCGCGCCGATGGTCGACGCCGACGTCGCCGCGCTGACCGCGATGGTCCTGCACCAGTTCGCCGACCCGGCCTGA
- a CDS encoding sigma-70 family RNA polymerase sigma factor, with product MMPSDAEFATLTGPFRPEILAHCYRLLGSIHDAEDLVQETYLRAWRAFGRFEGRSSVRRWLYKIATMACLTALETRSRRPLPSGLGAPSDDHRVAVAAREPSVAWLQPAPDALFGSDDPAAVVAGRTGVRLAFIAALQFLPARQRVVLTLRDVLAFRTAEVAEMLDTTTAAVDSVLRRARAHLDAVGPVADDLAEPDEAAQRALLDGYVDAFTRADPAALVTLLRADVELEMPPTPTWFTGRDAVVGFLAARVLRRDHWRLVPTRANGQSALVVYTWTDTGYRAYGVHVLALTGTGISRVTAFNDPALVSAFGFPPVLTP from the coding sequence ATGATGCCGTCCGACGCCGAGTTCGCCACCCTGACCGGGCCGTTCCGGCCGGAGATCCTCGCGCACTGCTACCGGCTCCTCGGCTCGATCCACGACGCCGAGGACCTGGTGCAGGAGACCTACCTGCGCGCGTGGCGGGCGTTCGGGCGGTTCGAGGGCCGCTCCTCCGTCCGGCGCTGGCTGTACAAGATCGCGACCATGGCGTGCCTGACGGCGTTGGAGACGCGCTCCCGGCGGCCGCTGCCGTCGGGGCTGGGCGCGCCTTCCGACGACCACCGGGTGGCCGTGGCCGCCCGCGAGCCGTCGGTGGCGTGGCTCCAGCCCGCGCCGGACGCGCTGTTCGGCTCCGACGACCCGGCGGCCGTCGTGGCGGGCAGGACCGGTGTGCGGCTGGCCTTCATCGCCGCGCTCCAGTTCCTGCCCGCCCGGCAGCGGGTCGTGCTGACCCTGCGCGACGTGCTGGCGTTCCGCACGGCCGAGGTCGCCGAGATGCTGGACACGACCACGGCTGCCGTCGACAGCGTGCTGCGCCGGGCCAGGGCGCACTTGGACGCGGTCGGACCGGTGGCGGACGACCTGGCCGAACCGGACGAAGCCGCCCAGCGCGCCCTGCTCGACGGTTACGTCGACGCGTTCACCCGCGCCGATCCCGCCGCGCTGGTCACCCTGCTGCGGGCCGACGTCGAACTGGAGATGCCGCCGACCCCGACCTGGTTCACCGGTCGGGACGCCGTGGTCGGGTTCCTGGCCGCGCGGGTGCTGCGCCGCGACCACTGGCGGCTCGTGCCGACCCGTGCCAACGGCCAGTCCGCCCTGGTGGTCTACACGTGGACGGACACCGGCTACCGGGCCTACGGCGTCCACGTCCTGGCACTGACCGGTACCGGGATCAGCCGCGTCACCGCGTTCAACGACCCCGCACTGGTGTCCGCGTTCGGCTTCCCGCCCGTGCTCACGCCATGA
- a CDS encoding SRPBCC domain-containing protein: protein MDERRRLAKEVELAATPDEVWRAISTPEGMSIWFVPHEDAGGGIEADFGGGNTQAGLVLEREPGRRVVYGAPGPDGVPPMTVEFLVEGRENGTTVLRLVQSGFFGGDDWEAEYDGFGRGWDMFLHNLDGYFRHFAGLPVANVVAFAFTTRPGEAVWADLIDRLGADPALGDRVRLTPEGFEPVEGVVDLRDDSLLGVRTEHGFHRFMVDDAHHMVNTTQYFYGVDVDRAARTAAWQSWIDALAAG from the coding sequence GTGGACGAGCGCCGCCGCCTGGCCAAGGAGGTCGAGCTGGCCGCCACCCCGGACGAGGTGTGGCGGGCGATCTCCACCCCGGAGGGCATGTCGATCTGGTTCGTGCCGCACGAGGACGCGGGCGGCGGGATCGAGGCCGACTTCGGCGGCGGCAACACCCAGGCGGGCCTGGTGCTGGAGCGGGAGCCGGGCAGGCGGGTCGTCTACGGGGCGCCCGGCCCGGACGGCGTGCCGCCGATGACGGTGGAGTTCCTGGTCGAGGGCAGGGAGAACGGCACCACGGTGCTCCGCCTGGTCCAAAGTGGATTCTTCGGCGGTGACGACTGGGAGGCCGAGTACGACGGCTTCGGTCGGGGCTGGGACATGTTCCTGCACAACCTCGACGGGTACTTCCGGCACTTCGCCGGGCTGCCGGTCGCCAACGTCGTCGCCTTCGCCTTCACCACCCGGCCCGGCGAAGCGGTGTGGGCCGACCTGATCGACCGGCTGGGCGCGGATCCGGCGCTCGGCGACCGGGTGCGCCTCACCCCGGAGGGCTTCGAGCCCGTCGAGGGCGTGGTGGACCTGCGCGACGACTCGCTGCTGGGCGTCCGCACCGAGCACGGCTTCCACCGCTTCATGGTCGACGACGCGCACCACATGGTGAACACGACCCAGTACTTCTACGGCGTCGACGTGGACCGCGCGGCCCGCACCGCCGCCTGGCAGTCCTGGATCGACGCCCTGGCGGCCGGGTGA
- a CDS encoding glycosyltransferase family 4 protein, which produces MTATMRITFVLPVFSRLPSGGFRVVYEYANRLARRGHRVTVVHEQWYEGWHRPVKHLYEIARDRWHDRRPGGLAEWLRWMPIDDAVRMTMVAKLDPARLPEADVVVATYWTTARLLRRSSPAQGRPVHLVQGYEIWGVDDPTEVDDVLRSDLPKVVVSDHLAGVLHGLGVPSDRISIVHNGLDHSAYRPPAQDGPRGTSVSILVGTGPQKGSAVAVAALERVRDRHPDLVVNAFGPEKRPALLPDWVRYSRARNGREQASRAYRASAVHLCGSVQEGWGFPVAEAMACGTAVVSTRNGGVEDFCVDGRNSLLVDVGDADGMAEALLRLLHDPDLRGRLVEEGLHTASSMSWDDAAESFLRALESAAAGS; this is translated from the coding sequence GTGACCGCGACCATGCGGATCACGTTCGTCCTGCCGGTCTTCTCCAGGCTGCCCAGCGGCGGCTTCCGCGTGGTCTACGAGTACGCGAACCGCCTCGCCCGGCGCGGTCACCGGGTGACCGTGGTGCACGAGCAGTGGTACGAGGGCTGGCACCGGCCGGTGAAGCACCTGTACGAGATCGCGCGGGACCGCTGGCACGACCGGCGGCCGGGCGGGTTGGCCGAGTGGCTGCGGTGGATGCCGATCGACGACGCCGTGCGGATGACCATGGTCGCGAAGCTCGATCCCGCCCGGCTGCCCGAGGCCGACGTGGTCGTGGCCACCTACTGGACCACCGCCCGGCTGCTCCGGCGCTCCTCCCCCGCGCAGGGCCGTCCGGTGCACCTCGTGCAGGGGTACGAGATCTGGGGCGTCGACGATCCGACCGAGGTCGACGACGTCCTGCGGTCCGACCTGCCGAAGGTCGTCGTGTCCGACCACCTCGCAGGAGTGCTGCACGGCCTCGGGGTGCCCTCGGACCGGATCTCGATCGTCCACAACGGACTGGACCACTCCGCGTACCGACCGCCCGCGCAGGACGGACCACGCGGCACGAGCGTCAGCATCCTGGTGGGCACCGGGCCGCAGAAGGGGTCCGCCGTCGCGGTGGCCGCTCTCGAACGGGTGCGCGACCGGCACCCCGACCTCGTGGTGAACGCCTTCGGACCCGAGAAGCGCCCGGCGCTGCTGCCCGACTGGGTCCGGTACTCCCGCGCGCGCAACGGTCGCGAGCAGGCCAGCCGGGCGTACCGGGCGAGCGCGGTCCACCTCTGCGGTTCCGTGCAGGAGGGGTGGGGGTTCCCGGTCGCGGAGGCCATGGCGTGCGGCACGGCGGTGGTGAGCACCCGCAACGGTGGTGTGGAGGACTTCTGCGTGGACGGGCGGAACTCGCTGCTCGTCGACGTCGGGGACGCCGACGGCATGGCGGAGGCGTTGCTGCGCCTGCTCCACGACCCCGACCTGCGCGGTCGGCTGGTCGAGGAGGGCCTGCACACGGCGTCGTCCATGAGCTGGGACGACGCCGCGGAGTCTTTCCTCCGGGCGCTGGAATCCGCGGCGGCGGGTTCCTGA
- a CDS encoding helix-turn-helix domain-containing protein: protein MHDVAVIDDAGAAEAALDPVRARLLAELAEPGSATTLARRVGLTRQKVNYHLRALERHGLLELVEERRKGNWTERVLRATAASYVISPSALAAVEPDPAKSPDQLSARWLLAVAARLVRDAGDLITGAARARKRVATFTMAGEVRFATAADRAAFAEELAGAVTSLVAKYHDESAADGRAHRIVVAVHPTVRREEKT, encoded by the coding sequence GTGCACGACGTGGCGGTGATCGACGACGCGGGTGCGGCCGAGGCCGCACTGGACCCGGTGCGCGCCAGGCTGCTCGCCGAACTGGCCGAGCCGGGCTCGGCGACGACGCTGGCGCGCCGGGTCGGGCTGACCAGGCAGAAGGTCAACTACCACCTGCGCGCGCTGGAGCGGCACGGGCTGCTCGAACTGGTCGAGGAACGGCGCAAGGGCAACTGGACCGAGCGCGTGCTGCGGGCGACCGCGGCGTCGTACGTGATCTCGCCGAGCGCGCTGGCCGCCGTCGAGCCCGATCCGGCGAAGTCGCCCGACCAGCTGTCCGCGCGCTGGCTGCTCGCGGTGGCGGCGCGGCTGGTGCGCGACGCGGGCGACCTGATCACCGGCGCGGCCAGGGCCCGCAAGCGGGTCGCGACGTTCACCATGGCGGGCGAGGTCCGGTTCGCCACCGCCGCCGACCGCGCCGCGTTCGCCGAGGAACTGGCCGGGGCGGTGACGTCGCTGGTCGCCAAGTACCACGACGAGTCCGCCGCGGACGGCCGGGCGCACCGGATCGTGGTCGCCGTGCACCCGACGGTTCGACGTGAGGAGAAGACATGA
- a CDS encoding SDR family oxidoreductase — protein MSQPVQTAVVTGASRGFGRAIAAALVAAGTNVVGVARGERDLHAVRDELGDAFTAVTADATDETTARTAIHRHRPGLLVLNAGATPHMAPVHEQTWETFSRNWDVDTRHAFTWTRAALREPLAPGSVVVLMSSGAALGGSPLSGGYAGAKAAIRYLRGYAADESERAGLGIRFVALLPQLTPAGGVGAVGVSGYAARQGLDRDTFVEGMEPVLTAEQVAKSVLEAVADSGPEYLVTAAGLRPVG, from the coding sequence ATGTCCCAGCCAGTCCAGACCGCCGTCGTCACCGGTGCGAGCCGCGGTTTCGGCCGCGCGATCGCCGCCGCGCTCGTCGCCGCGGGCACGAACGTCGTCGGCGTGGCACGCGGTGAGCGCGACCTGCACGCCGTGCGCGACGAGCTCGGCGACGCCTTCACGGCCGTGACCGCCGACGCCACCGACGAGACCACCGCGCGGACCGCGATCCACCGGCACCGTCCCGGCCTGCTCGTCCTCAACGCCGGGGCCACGCCGCACATGGCGCCCGTGCACGAGCAGACCTGGGAGACCTTCAGCCGCAACTGGGACGTCGACACGCGGCACGCGTTCACCTGGACCCGTGCGGCGCTGCGGGAACCGCTGGCGCCGGGCAGCGTGGTCGTGCTGATGTCGAGCGGGGCCGCGTTGGGCGGATCCCCGCTCAGCGGCGGGTACGCCGGGGCGAAGGCCGCCATCCGCTACCTGCGCGGGTACGCGGCCGACGAGTCGGAGCGGGCGGGGCTGGGCATCCGGTTCGTCGCGCTGCTGCCGCAGCTGACCCCGGCCGGTGGCGTCGGCGCGGTGGGGGTCTCCGGGTACGCGGCGCGGCAGGGCCTCGACCGGGATACCTTCGTCGAGGGCATGGAACCGGTGCTCACGGCCGAGCAGGTCGCCAAGTCGGTCCTGGAGGCCGTGGCCGACAGCGGACCCGAATACCTGGTGACCGCCGCCGGACTGCGCCCGGTCGGCTGA